A genomic window from Punica granatum isolate Tunisia-2019 chromosome 2, ASM765513v2, whole genome shotgun sequence includes:
- the LOC116196257 gene encoding probable galactinol--sucrose galactosyltransferase 6 isoform X2 translates to MYDTSRCFLLITVLYIGLLSQHPKSSSEAIFSFWLSCSKRAFSSVSDFKGREVRPPLEKANKEGNAGGEREKGDIMTIKPAVRIADRKLIVKDRIILTGVPDNVIQNSGSDSGPVEGVFLGAVFDEENCHHVVPLGTLQDVRFMACFRFKLWWMAQKMGDKGSEIPFETQFLLFETKDGSRLESDSGNEENQIVYTVFLPLIEGSFRACLQGNERDELELCLESGDCYTKASSFTHSVFIHAGTDPFAAIHNAIRAVKLHLKTFRLRHEKKLPSIVDYFGWCTWDAFYQDVTHEGVEAGLASLAAGGTAPKFVIIDDGWQSVGGDPGEEKPLLRLTGIKENAKFQNKDDPTTGIKSIVNIAKEKYGLKYVYVWHAITGYWGGVRPGQYGSLMKYPMLSKGVIEYEPALKNDPLAVQGLGLMNPKEVYRFYNELHSYLASTGIDGVKVDEQCILETLGGGLGGRVELTRQYHQALDASVAQNFPDNGCIACMSHNTDALYCSKQTAVMRASDDFFPRDPVSHTIHIAAVAYNSIFLGEIMQPDWDMFHSVHPAAEYHASARAISGGPVYVSDEPGKHNFELLKKLVLPDGSVLRACLPGRPTCDCLFCDPARDGVSLLKIWNMNKYTGVLGVYNCQGAAYNLVEKKNTFHATVSESITGYIRGRDVHLISEASTDSAEWTGDCAVYCQRSGRLIILPFNVSMPVSLKVLEHDIFTVTPVKVLAPGFSFAPIGLIDMFNSGGAIEGLKYEVKGGAKLSELEDGDEGTGPGVKRVENRSNELVGVVHVEVKGCGRFGAYSSAKPIRCLLGSKEVEFGYDSSSGLVTLELAHLPEGSQRVHLIEVEL, encoded by the exons ATGTACGACACCTCCCGCTGTTTTCTTCTCATCACTGTCCTCTACATTGGCTTACTCTCTCAACATCCCAAGAGCAGCTCAGAAGCCATCTTCTCGTTCTG GCTTTCTTGTTCTAAGCGAGCGTTCTCCTCGGTTTCGGATTTCAAG GGGAGGGAGGTACGTCCCCCTCTTGAGAAGGCAAACAAAGAAGGCAACGCAGgaggagaaagagaaaagggaGATATTATGACGATCAAGCCGGCAGTTCGGATTGCAGACCGTAAGCTGATCGTGAAGGACAGGATCATCTTGACAGGGGTACCGGACAATGTGATCCAGAACTCGGGTTCTGACTCTGGTCCAGTGGAGGGTGTCTTCCTCGGGGCGGTCTTTGATGAGGAGAACTGCCACCACGTTGTCCCCCTTGGGACCCTCCAGGATGTCCGGTTCATGGCATGTTTCCGATTCAAGCTCTGGTGGATGGCCCAGAAGATGGGCGACAAGGGGAGCGAGATCCCCTTCGAGACCCAGTTCCTGTTGTTCGAGACCAAGGACGGGTCCCGCCTGGAATCGGACAGTGGGAATGAGGAGAACCAGATCGTGTACACAGTCTTCCTTCCCCTGATCGAGGGCTCGTTCAGGGCATGCTTGCAAGGGAATGAAAGAGACGAGCTTGAGCTCTGCCTCGAGAGCGGTGACTGCTACACCAAAGCGTCGTCGTTCACACACTCGGTCTTCATCCACGCTGGGACCGATCCATTCGCAGCAATACACAACGCGATCAGGGCTGTCAAGCTCCATCTGAAGACATTCCGCCTGCGGCACGAGAAGAAGCTTCCCAGCATTGTTGACTACTTTGGATGGTGCACTTGGGACGCGTTCTATCAGGATGTGACCCACGAAGGGGTCGAGGCTGGCCTTGCCAGCTTAGCAGCCGGTGGGACTGCGCCAAAGTTCGTGATAATTGATGATGGATGGCAGTCTGTGGGTGGCGACCCGGGGGAAGAGAAGCCGCTGCTCAGGCTGACAGGGATCAAGGAGAATGCAAAGTTCCAGAATAAGGATGATCCCACAACAGGGATTAAGAGTATCGTCAATATTGCAAAGGAGAAGTACGGGCTGAAGTACGTGTATGTTTGGCATGCAATCACCGGGTACTGGGGCGGGGTACGTCCTGGGCAGTATGGTTCATTGATGAAGTACCCGATGCTGTCGAAGGGTGTGATCGAGTACGAGCCCGCCTTGAAGAACGATCCGCTGGCTGTGCAG GGTCTGGGGCTGATGAACCCGAAGGAGGTATACAGGTTCTATAACGAGCTGCACAGCTACTTGGCAAGCACGGGAATCGACGGGGTGAAGGTGGACGAGCAGTGCATCCTGGAGACTCTTGGTGGAGGGTTGGGCGGTCGGGTCGAGCTGACCCGTCAGTACCATCAGGCACTGGACGCTTCTGTGGCCCAGAATTTCCCTGACAATGGCTGCATTGCCTGCATGAGCCATAACACTGATGCGCTCTACTG CTCCAAGCAGACTGCGGTGATGAGAGCGTCCGATGATTTCTTCCCAAGGGACCCTGTCTCGCACACTATCCACATCGCAGCAGTGGCATACAACAGTATCTTCTTGGGTGAAATCATGCAGCCCGACTGGGACATGTTCCATTCTGTCCACCCTGCTGCAGAATACCATGCTTCAGCCCGAGCAATTAGCGGTGGGCCTGTCTATGTCAG TGATGAGCCGGGGAAGCACAACTTTGAGCTCCTCAAGAAGCTGGTGCTGCCCGATGGGTCGGTGCTCCGAGCCTGCTTGCCAGGCCGGCCTACCTGTGACTGCCTGTTCTGTGACCCGGCCCGAGATGGTGTTAG CCTGCTGAAGATATGGAACATGAACAAGTACACAGGAGTCCTAGGAGTCTACAACTGCCAAGGAGCAGCATATAACCTTGTAGAGAAGAAGAACACATTCCACGCAACCGTGTCCGAGTCCATCACGGGCTACATCCGAGGCCGGGATGTCCACCTGATCAGTGAGGCCTCCACGGACTCTGCTGAGTGGACCGGTGATTGCGCTGTCTACTGCCAGAGGAGCGGTCGACTCATCATCCTGCCTTTCAACGTCTCAATGCCCGTGTCCCTGAAGGTCCTCGAGCACGACATCTTCACGGTCACTCCTGTGAAGGTCTTGGCCCCTGGGTTCAGCTTTGCCCCGATCGGGCTGATTGACATGTTCAACTCAGGCGGGGCCATCGAAGGGCTGAAGTACGAAGTCAAAGGAGGGGCCAAGTTATCCGAGTTGGAGGATGGCGATGAAGGGACAGGTCCGGGAGTGAAGAGAGTGGAGAATCGCAGCAATGAGCTGGTAGGAGTTGTTCACGTCGAGGTCAAGGGCTGCGGAAGGTTTGGGGCCTACTCTTCGGCTAAGCCGATAAGGTGCCTTCTGGGCTCGAAAGAGGTGGAGTTTGGGTATGATTCATCATCCGGTCTGGTGACTTTGGAGTTGGCTCATTTGCCCGAGGGTAGCCAGAGAGTTCACCTCATTGAGGTTGAGTTGTGA
- the LOC116196257 gene encoding probable galactinol--sucrose galactosyltransferase 6 isoform X1, with product MGRSELEMKEALTMVSRLGYSSRSLGICTTPPAVFFSSLSSTLAYSLNIPRAAQKPSSRSGSNCRLSCSKRAFSSVSDFKGREVRPPLEKANKEGNAGGEREKGDIMTIKPAVRIADRKLIVKDRIILTGVPDNVIQNSGSDSGPVEGVFLGAVFDEENCHHVVPLGTLQDVRFMACFRFKLWWMAQKMGDKGSEIPFETQFLLFETKDGSRLESDSGNEENQIVYTVFLPLIEGSFRACLQGNERDELELCLESGDCYTKASSFTHSVFIHAGTDPFAAIHNAIRAVKLHLKTFRLRHEKKLPSIVDYFGWCTWDAFYQDVTHEGVEAGLASLAAGGTAPKFVIIDDGWQSVGGDPGEEKPLLRLTGIKENAKFQNKDDPTTGIKSIVNIAKEKYGLKYVYVWHAITGYWGGVRPGQYGSLMKYPMLSKGVIEYEPALKNDPLAVQGLGLMNPKEVYRFYNELHSYLASTGIDGVKVDEQCILETLGGGLGGRVELTRQYHQALDASVAQNFPDNGCIACMSHNTDALYCSKQTAVMRASDDFFPRDPVSHTIHIAAVAYNSIFLGEIMQPDWDMFHSVHPAAEYHASARAISGGPVYVSDEPGKHNFELLKKLVLPDGSVLRACLPGRPTCDCLFCDPARDGVSLLKIWNMNKYTGVLGVYNCQGAAYNLVEKKNTFHATVSESITGYIRGRDVHLISEASTDSAEWTGDCAVYCQRSGRLIILPFNVSMPVSLKVLEHDIFTVTPVKVLAPGFSFAPIGLIDMFNSGGAIEGLKYEVKGGAKLSELEDGDEGTGPGVKRVENRSNELVGVVHVEVKGCGRFGAYSSAKPIRCLLGSKEVEFGYDSSSGLVTLELAHLPEGSQRVHLIEVEL from the exons ATGGGGAGGTCAGAGCTGGAGATGAAAGAGGCTTTAACAATGGTGTCGCGATTGGGCTACAGCTCCAGATCTCTGGGTATATGTACGACACCTCCCGCTGTTTTCTTCTCATCACTGTCCTCTACATTGGCTTACTCTCTCAACATCCCAAGAGCAGCTCAGAAGCCATCTTCTCGTTCTG GTTCTAATTGCAGGCTTTCTTGTTCTAAGCGAGCGTTCTCCTCGGTTTCGGATTTCAAG GGGAGGGAGGTACGTCCCCCTCTTGAGAAGGCAAACAAAGAAGGCAACGCAGgaggagaaagagaaaagggaGATATTATGACGATCAAGCCGGCAGTTCGGATTGCAGACCGTAAGCTGATCGTGAAGGACAGGATCATCTTGACAGGGGTACCGGACAATGTGATCCAGAACTCGGGTTCTGACTCTGGTCCAGTGGAGGGTGTCTTCCTCGGGGCGGTCTTTGATGAGGAGAACTGCCACCACGTTGTCCCCCTTGGGACCCTCCAGGATGTCCGGTTCATGGCATGTTTCCGATTCAAGCTCTGGTGGATGGCCCAGAAGATGGGCGACAAGGGGAGCGAGATCCCCTTCGAGACCCAGTTCCTGTTGTTCGAGACCAAGGACGGGTCCCGCCTGGAATCGGACAGTGGGAATGAGGAGAACCAGATCGTGTACACAGTCTTCCTTCCCCTGATCGAGGGCTCGTTCAGGGCATGCTTGCAAGGGAATGAAAGAGACGAGCTTGAGCTCTGCCTCGAGAGCGGTGACTGCTACACCAAAGCGTCGTCGTTCACACACTCGGTCTTCATCCACGCTGGGACCGATCCATTCGCAGCAATACACAACGCGATCAGGGCTGTCAAGCTCCATCTGAAGACATTCCGCCTGCGGCACGAGAAGAAGCTTCCCAGCATTGTTGACTACTTTGGATGGTGCACTTGGGACGCGTTCTATCAGGATGTGACCCACGAAGGGGTCGAGGCTGGCCTTGCCAGCTTAGCAGCCGGTGGGACTGCGCCAAAGTTCGTGATAATTGATGATGGATGGCAGTCTGTGGGTGGCGACCCGGGGGAAGAGAAGCCGCTGCTCAGGCTGACAGGGATCAAGGAGAATGCAAAGTTCCAGAATAAGGATGATCCCACAACAGGGATTAAGAGTATCGTCAATATTGCAAAGGAGAAGTACGGGCTGAAGTACGTGTATGTTTGGCATGCAATCACCGGGTACTGGGGCGGGGTACGTCCTGGGCAGTATGGTTCATTGATGAAGTACCCGATGCTGTCGAAGGGTGTGATCGAGTACGAGCCCGCCTTGAAGAACGATCCGCTGGCTGTGCAG GGTCTGGGGCTGATGAACCCGAAGGAGGTATACAGGTTCTATAACGAGCTGCACAGCTACTTGGCAAGCACGGGAATCGACGGGGTGAAGGTGGACGAGCAGTGCATCCTGGAGACTCTTGGTGGAGGGTTGGGCGGTCGGGTCGAGCTGACCCGTCAGTACCATCAGGCACTGGACGCTTCTGTGGCCCAGAATTTCCCTGACAATGGCTGCATTGCCTGCATGAGCCATAACACTGATGCGCTCTACTG CTCCAAGCAGACTGCGGTGATGAGAGCGTCCGATGATTTCTTCCCAAGGGACCCTGTCTCGCACACTATCCACATCGCAGCAGTGGCATACAACAGTATCTTCTTGGGTGAAATCATGCAGCCCGACTGGGACATGTTCCATTCTGTCCACCCTGCTGCAGAATACCATGCTTCAGCCCGAGCAATTAGCGGTGGGCCTGTCTATGTCAG TGATGAGCCGGGGAAGCACAACTTTGAGCTCCTCAAGAAGCTGGTGCTGCCCGATGGGTCGGTGCTCCGAGCCTGCTTGCCAGGCCGGCCTACCTGTGACTGCCTGTTCTGTGACCCGGCCCGAGATGGTGTTAG CCTGCTGAAGATATGGAACATGAACAAGTACACAGGAGTCCTAGGAGTCTACAACTGCCAAGGAGCAGCATATAACCTTGTAGAGAAGAAGAACACATTCCACGCAACCGTGTCCGAGTCCATCACGGGCTACATCCGAGGCCGGGATGTCCACCTGATCAGTGAGGCCTCCACGGACTCTGCTGAGTGGACCGGTGATTGCGCTGTCTACTGCCAGAGGAGCGGTCGACTCATCATCCTGCCTTTCAACGTCTCAATGCCCGTGTCCCTGAAGGTCCTCGAGCACGACATCTTCACGGTCACTCCTGTGAAGGTCTTGGCCCCTGGGTTCAGCTTTGCCCCGATCGGGCTGATTGACATGTTCAACTCAGGCGGGGCCATCGAAGGGCTGAAGTACGAAGTCAAAGGAGGGGCCAAGTTATCCGAGTTGGAGGATGGCGATGAAGGGACAGGTCCGGGAGTGAAGAGAGTGGAGAATCGCAGCAATGAGCTGGTAGGAGTTGTTCACGTCGAGGTCAAGGGCTGCGGAAGGTTTGGGGCCTACTCTTCGGCTAAGCCGATAAGGTGCCTTCTGGGCTCGAAAGAGGTGGAGTTTGGGTATGATTCATCATCCGGTCTGGTGACTTTGGAGTTGGCTCATTTGCCCGAGGGTAGCCAGAGAGTTCACCTCATTGAGGTTGAGTTGTGA
- the LOC116196262 gene encoding probable glycosyltransferase At5g03795 isoform X2, translating to MWSLSPSAKLVAFMVPFILVSVLLKVVGPRYPGRVILSDNSWLLWSFGSSKHDIIGHGAAAANRTAVMGVERMAAVLEVRKKVEEETPPSHTAPRPEAGDGGSVFNVSGPARSPTGVEVALGHESDQTWQNVTIEDSPVPTLNTSNPPSMSEAVVLPEKKLPPPPPLREYTILDRLEAGLRRARSAIRERKNGGSTSDPDYVPIGPIYRNANAFHRSYLEMEKQYKIFVYEEGEPPVFHNGPCNSIYAMEGNFIHMMEISTQFRTRDPEKAHVFFLPFSVAMMVRFVYVQDSYDYGPIKQTVIDYLNVVSAKYPYWNRSLGADHFMLACHDWGPETSRAVPNLYKNSIRVLCNANTSEGFNPSKDVSFPEINLLTGRIRGLIGWPSPSHRPILAFFAGGLHGPIRPILLEHWEHKNDPDMQIHKYLRRGVSYIDMMRKSKFCICPSGYEVASPRVVEAIYTGCIPVLISDHYVPPFSDVLNWKSFSVEVPVSEILNLKNILESISPRQYIRMQRRVVQIRRHFEVNSPPKRFDVFHMILHSLWLRRLNVRVHVNH from the exons ATGTGGTCGCTCTCACCGTCTGCAAAGCTGGTGGCGTTCATGGTGCCCTTTATCCTGGTTTCGGTTCTCCTCAAGGTGGTCGGCCCGAGGTACCCCGGCCGGGTCATCCTGTCCGACAATTCCTGGCTGCTATGGAGCTTTGGCTCTTCTAAACACGATATTATCGGTCATGGGGCGGCAGCGGCCAACAGGACTGCCGTGATGGGTGTGGAGCGGATGGCGGCTGTGCTCGAGGTCCGGAAGAAAGTAGAGGAGGAAACCCCACCATCGCATACTGCGCCCCGACCGGAGGCGGGGGATGGCGGCTCCGTGTTTAATGTCTCCGGGCCTGCCCGGTCACCGACTGGCGTGGAAGTTGCGTTAGGACACGAATCTGATCAAACG TGGCAGAATGTGACGATTGAAGATAGCCCGGTTCCGACTTTGAACACTTCCAATCCTCCATCAATGAGCGAAGCTGTTGTACTTCCCGAGAAGAAACTGCCGCCGCCGCCTCCGCTGCGAGAATATACAATATTGGATAGGCTGGAAGCAGGCCTGCGAAGAGCTCGATCAGCAATAAGAGAACGAAAGAATGGCGGCTCGACAAGTGACCCGGACTATGTTCCAATCGGTCCGATTTATCGGAATGCTAATGCCTTTCATAG GAGTTACTTGGAAATGGAAAAGCAGTATAAAATTTTCGTATATGAAGAAGGGGAGCCACCAGTGTTCCATAATGGTCCTTGTAATAGCATTTACGCCATGGAGGGGAATTTCATTCACATGATGGAAATAAGCACGCAATTCCGGACCAGGGACCCAGAGAAGGCTCATGTATTCTTCCTGCCTTTCAGCGTAGCCATGATGGTCCGATTTGTATACGTGCAGGACTCATATGACTATGGTCCCATAAAGCAGACGGTTATAGACTACCTTAATGTTGTGTCTGCAAAATATCCATACTGGAATCGAAGCCTTGGGGCGGATCACTTCATGCTGGCCTGCCACGATTGG GGGCCGGAGACTTCCAGAGCTGTTCCGAACCTCTATAAGAACTCAATCCGTGTTCTCTGCAATGCGAACACCTCCGAGGGATTTAACCCATCGAAGGATGTTTCATTCCCAGAGATTAATCTTCTTACAGGCAGGATACGAGGCCTGATTGGGTGGCCATCGCCCTCCCATCGTCCGATCCTAGCTTTTTTCGCTGGTGGGCTCCACGGTCCCATTAGGCCCATCCTCCTAGAGCACTGGGAGCACAAGAATGATCCAGACATGCAGATCCACAAGTACCTCCGCCGGGGCGTGTCCTACATCGACATGATGAGAAAGAGCAAGTTCTGCATCTGCCCCAGTGGGTACGAGGTTGCGAGCCCCAGGGTTGTTGAGGCAATCTATACCGGCTGCATCCCAGTCCTAATCTCAGACCATTACGTCCCACCATTCAGCGACGTGCTGAACTGGAAGTCATTCTCGGTCGAGGTCCCCGTGAGCGAGATCCTGAACCTGAAGAATATACTCGAAAGCATATCGCCGAGGCAGTACATAAGGATGCAGAGGAGGGTGGTCCAGATAAGGAGGCATTTCGAGGTAAACTCTCCTCCCAAGAGGTTCGATGTGTTCCACATGATCCTCCATTCCCTTTGGCTTAGGAGACTCAACGTTAGAGTCCATGTCAATCATTAA
- the LOC116196262 gene encoding probable glycosyltransferase At5g03795 isoform X3 yields MWSLSPSAKLVAFMVPFILVSVLLKVVGPRYPGRVILSDNSWLLWSFGSSKHDIIGHGAAAANRTAVMGVERMAAVLEVRKKVEEETPPSHTAPRPEAGDGGSVFNVSGPARSPTGVEVALGHESDQTNVTIEDSPVPTLNTSNPPSMSEAVVLPEKKLPPPPPLREYTILDRLEAGLRRARSAIRERKNGGSTSDPDYVPIGPIYRNANAFHRSYLEMEKQYKIFVYEEGEPPVFHNGPCNSIYAMEGNFIHMMEISTQFRTRDPEKAHVFFLPFSVAMMVRFVYVQDSYDYGPIKQTVIDYLNVVSAKYPYWNRSLGADHFMLACHDWGPETSRAVPNLYKNSIRVLCNANTSEGFNPSKDVSFPEINLLTGRIRGLIGWPSPSHRPILAFFAGGLHGPIRPILLEHWEHKNDPDMQIHKYLRRGVSYIDMMRKSKFCICPSGYEVASPRVVEAIYTGCIPVLISDHYVPPFSDVLNWKSFSVEVPVSEILNLKNILESISPRQYIRMQRRVVQIRRHFEVNSPPKRFDVFHMILHSLWLRRLNVRVHVNH; encoded by the exons ATGTGGTCGCTCTCACCGTCTGCAAAGCTGGTGGCGTTCATGGTGCCCTTTATCCTGGTTTCGGTTCTCCTCAAGGTGGTCGGCCCGAGGTACCCCGGCCGGGTCATCCTGTCCGACAATTCCTGGCTGCTATGGAGCTTTGGCTCTTCTAAACACGATATTATCGGTCATGGGGCGGCAGCGGCCAACAGGACTGCCGTGATGGGTGTGGAGCGGATGGCGGCTGTGCTCGAGGTCCGGAAGAAAGTAGAGGAGGAAACCCCACCATCGCATACTGCGCCCCGACCGGAGGCGGGGGATGGCGGCTCCGTGTTTAATGTCTCCGGGCCTGCCCGGTCACCGACTGGCGTGGAAGTTGCGTTAGGACACGAATCTGATCAAACG AATGTGACGATTGAAGATAGCCCGGTTCCGACTTTGAACACTTCCAATCCTCCATCAATGAGCGAAGCTGTTGTACTTCCCGAGAAGAAACTGCCGCCGCCGCCTCCGCTGCGAGAATATACAATATTGGATAGGCTGGAAGCAGGCCTGCGAAGAGCTCGATCAGCAATAAGAGAACGAAAGAATGGCGGCTCGACAAGTGACCCGGACTATGTTCCAATCGGTCCGATTTATCGGAATGCTAATGCCTTTCATAG GAGTTACTTGGAAATGGAAAAGCAGTATAAAATTTTCGTATATGAAGAAGGGGAGCCACCAGTGTTCCATAATGGTCCTTGTAATAGCATTTACGCCATGGAGGGGAATTTCATTCACATGATGGAAATAAGCACGCAATTCCGGACCAGGGACCCAGAGAAGGCTCATGTATTCTTCCTGCCTTTCAGCGTAGCCATGATGGTCCGATTTGTATACGTGCAGGACTCATATGACTATGGTCCCATAAAGCAGACGGTTATAGACTACCTTAATGTTGTGTCTGCAAAATATCCATACTGGAATCGAAGCCTTGGGGCGGATCACTTCATGCTGGCCTGCCACGATTGG GGGCCGGAGACTTCCAGAGCTGTTCCGAACCTCTATAAGAACTCAATCCGTGTTCTCTGCAATGCGAACACCTCCGAGGGATTTAACCCATCGAAGGATGTTTCATTCCCAGAGATTAATCTTCTTACAGGCAGGATACGAGGCCTGATTGGGTGGCCATCGCCCTCCCATCGTCCGATCCTAGCTTTTTTCGCTGGTGGGCTCCACGGTCCCATTAGGCCCATCCTCCTAGAGCACTGGGAGCACAAGAATGATCCAGACATGCAGATCCACAAGTACCTCCGCCGGGGCGTGTCCTACATCGACATGATGAGAAAGAGCAAGTTCTGCATCTGCCCCAGTGGGTACGAGGTTGCGAGCCCCAGGGTTGTTGAGGCAATCTATACCGGCTGCATCCCAGTCCTAATCTCAGACCATTACGTCCCACCATTCAGCGACGTGCTGAACTGGAAGTCATTCTCGGTCGAGGTCCCCGTGAGCGAGATCCTGAACCTGAAGAATATACTCGAAAGCATATCGCCGAGGCAGTACATAAGGATGCAGAGGAGGGTGGTCCAGATAAGGAGGCATTTCGAGGTAAACTCTCCTCCCAAGAGGTTCGATGTGTTCCACATGATCCTCCATTCCCTTTGGCTTAGGAGACTCAACGTTAGAGTCCATGTCAATCATTAA